In the genome of Parus major isolate Abel chromosome 3, Parus_major1.1, whole genome shotgun sequence, the window GATTCACAGACATAAGTTGTGAGTCTCAATTGCTTAAGTAGTATAAGAATAAATTTATTACCAAGCAAGGTAATACAGCTTTCTTAAAAACAGGGGCGTAATTaggaaggggagagaaggaaaatgaagaggaaaagaagcaggGAGACAGGTCTAGTTGCTGGTTTTGGGCTCTGTATAGTGgtgtgaaagaaaattaatcttggTCTGATACCACTTGTAAACCAATACTTTTATATGTTACCTAGCACAAGTATTGTGAGGGTTTAAGTTACTCTGTGGAAGATACTGAGATGGGGGGGCTGTATGAGAAACAAGCAACCATCTGTGtggctctgctctctgtaaATGTGAAACAAAGTACCCTGGATTAGTGTTTGAGTGCACCATATGACATAAATACCAGTATCCCAGTGCTCACCTTAGCTAGGAAAAAATCCAGTTTGCAATAGGAGATGATACTACTGCAACCTGCAATACTAAATTACACTGCTGCAACTTGCACAAGGGTGTTTTCATTCTGCAAGGCAGCCTCTTGTTGGCAGGTGCTGTGCCCTGCATCTGGGCACAGCTTCCGTTGCTTTGCCAAAGCCTCTTCTGTCATTGGACTGTATTAAGTTCCTTTTACTTAGTTTGCTACAGTAGCTGGATGGTTCTAATGAGCACAGTATGCTGTTCCAGTTCAGTTTCTCTCCACATTTGGCTACATGTGGTGGTTTCAATTCTGCATGTAGGCAGAGGCCAGGCCCTGTTTACTTGGACAGTCGCAGAAGTTGGTGGCGGACATTGAATCTTCAACCTCCTAAGAGACTGACGACATCTGTATTTTCGGATGCACCCCCACCTGTGAACAGGGAAACCTGGAAAGGTAAGgagcaagttttattttttcctttattattctTTAACGTCTTGTACAGCTGTGCTAAgaattctctttcctcttttgtcCACCTCTGAGATGAGAAGAGGAAGCTGAAGCCCAGTTCTTGAGATGCAGTGATGAAGTTTCAGCCTAGTTCCAGGGTAAGTACATCTTGAGAATGTTTTAGTGTACTTAGGGGAATGCATAACCCTTTCTCAAAGGGTAGAGAATGCTTATTTGCtcacaaaggaaaatgcttttagtTTGTAAAATAGTGAAAGAGAGGTGGTCACAGTTTTTTGTCCTTTAACTAGCAGCTGTTCTCTGTTGTAGATGGGAATGCAGTAAATGATCCTGAAGCAACACTGAGGCTCCTCCTGTGAAATATCCACAGTCCAGTGTGTATAGAGAAAGTGCTTGCTGGCTCTCCCAAGTGTTGACGGTCCTGTGTCTTCAAGAGATGCATTCCAGGACAAGAAAACACTGACTGTTAGTTTTAAAGatgttaataaataattttttgtgttactttttcattctttattgtGGTGAAGGTAGGCAGGTGAGGTAGTAACAAATACCAACCAAGTGGTGCTTCAGGTGGTTTTGGGTGTGTGTGCAGATAGTGGTCAAATTTAAGCTGCTGAATGTCAGCCCTTTGATATGGTTGTTGCTCAGTGTTGCTGAAATCAACACTGAAAGTGTTGGGGAGTTTGGGAGCTACTGCTCTGGGAATACACATTATAGCACTCAGCCACAGTGCCTTTATTTCCTGTCTGTCCATGCACTCACTGGGAGAAGCATGCAGGGAGGAAGTATTTTCACGGTGTGATTGGGAAGTGGTATCAAGCTGTCAGAATAATGTACTGTCAAAATCATGCACTGTCAGCAAGCCTGACCTGCTAGGTAACATGAGCTATCATTGATGGCTTTCCTAAAGGTCCTCTCAGGAAGGTGGTCTGGGTGCTGAATAATGGCAGTGTCATCCTCTCTCAGTTCATGAAGTACCCCTCTCTTGGAACTGGGGAGATCTGACAAGTAGATACTTTATATCCCATTAAAGAAAGTTAATAAGCCTGCCTTTTACGTTGCAGCTGTTCATTTCATAAAATGACTTGGTTTGGTTATTTGAATGAAGACAGGAGCACTAGAACTTCATCGCTGATACATACCCAGTAAAGATTGCTTAGctgattttaaaagtgaaatcaTGGgccaaaaaaatctgttctttccTCAGCATTTGGTTTTGTGAATAACCAAGACCCCTGTCCACTACTTCTGAAAATTCTGCTGGTAGCATGATGGAGAATTGGTGGGATACAGTAGTGTCACTTTCTGGAGCTGTAAGTAGCACCAGGGAACCTGTCTGGTTCTCTGGACCAGTAgaagttattttctgtgtttttaagtGTAAATGGTGAATGAATGGCCAAGTGCACTTACTGTATTTTCCTCCCCTGTTTAGAGGATCTTAAGgtttagaaatgcttttatgtTTCACAATTCTTCAGCTTCTCATTTAAGAGAACCCTCCTGCTGCCTATCAAAGCTGCCTATAAGTGGCTTTTTCAGATCACTTATGCATGTGTGAACATAAATAGACGCCCTCACCTTTTTGATTGGTAGTGAAactatagggaaaaaaatctgcagttaaCTTGGGTGACTTTGTACACACCACTTCATTTGTAAGGGGCAGGAGCTTGAGGGCAATGGAAAATTGCTTTCCCCTTGTtctgttgtgctgctgtttttttcttgtgtgcaGTAAGTATACCCTACAGGATTCAGCACCCTTACATAAGGAGAGAGGAGTCTTTATCCACAGCAAGTACCTTCTGATTTAGTCTTATAAGTGAATGCTATGTTTTTGacttggaggaagaaaaaggaacaggaaagcATAAAATGATTCCAAGTTGAAATTAGTTTCTCTATTttacaggagaggaaaaagcaaaatttctgtGTTAGGTTTTTTAGAGAACTCATTATAAAGTGTGGCATTTTAAGTCTGCATTACTAGCAgtcattttgtaatttttttcctactttttacTATTGTGAGTAGTAACATAAAGACTAATGTAAGAGGCCTAGTTTTATAATTCTTCACTGGGCCCttagaaattaattgaattcAACAATCAAAACTGAGGTCAGAGGTACCTGTTGCCTGGTGTGTATTTTGACTGAAGTCTACCAGGTGGTAGTTAGTGTAGAGGTTACATTTTCAAAGTTTGACATTAGTAACCTTATAGTATTTTagcagtttcttaaaaaaacatacacaaaatcTGCATTGTTTTGACTGTTGTGCTGActgtagaatttaattttctaaattttttaatgtgcattATTTCAAGAATGTACATTTCCTTAGGCACTGTATTcttaaaaaatgtgttctggTACTGGCTGGTTTGTTAGATTCTACTATGACTTTAGGTTACTTTCAGCTCTTTAAGGAGACATAAATAAGCGAGGATTTTAGGCCTTATATTACTAGGCAGATTTTTCAGCCTTATGTCTTcgaatttatttatttatgcatttattttaatgtttgagATCTTTAGGATTCAGGACTTCAGTCCATGCCATAATGCCATATCCAGAAATAATACATTTGTGTGTTGCTGTGACTTCTAACTTGGTTGTTAGAATTGCTCTTGTGCTCCCTtctgaagtatttaatttccatttttagcATCTCTGGGCTACTGCTTTTCTGAGGGCACTAACAGACATGAGTTATGATTTTAGGCGGGTGATGCACTTGCATTTGAAGCATTTTGgtgcatttttcaaaatgtcatgCTGTGCAGGATCAGTCTGTGTAAAGGATCTGTTCTGGACACCaagctctgtgtttgtgttgcTTTTGGTGAGATAGGGATGGGTTAGATTTATGTGATGTAACTATAAAAATACTGACAGGGTGGGCATTGTGTTTACTCTGAAAGAAATACCCCTTTGGAGGCTGATTCCAGATAACTGTAACTTGTGATCAGTTAATTGTTTTGAATCCACAATATAATCAGCACAAAGATAACATTATCCAAAATTAGGAAGGATGGCACATGGACCTGGGCCAAGTGCCTTATAGGCATATCTGTTACAATTGTGTTAATTGCTTGTGTTTGTGGTTTCTTCTGGCTGGAAACTTTGACCGATACTTGTTTATTCACACTTACTGTCTGTTGATTTCCCTTCATCCTTTCACtattcacattttaattatttttttttgcctttgctgGGAAAGATAAAGGCATATTAGAAAGGTATAAAGCTTAGAGAAGtctaaatgaaaatgctttctgtattttgagTGGACTCACACCTCTAAGACTCAGATCTGTTTTATTTATCCTTTGAAGGGGAGAAATGGGTATTATATCACCTTTAAAAGGAGGAGTCATGACattgcttttactttttatgTATCCTTCAGATGGGATACAGAAGATAAAAAGTGATTTGAAAAATCTGAAGGTAAGGAACCTGAGCTAAAATCACTCTGTTCAATATTAGGAATTCTTTTTGTTGCCTCACATTGTAAGAAAACAAAGTGTGAAATAAAGCgattggaaaaaaatcattatgtCAGTGACTTCTGATTTTTAGATGTAAAAATGGTGTGTtaagctctgtgtgtgcaggtgcAAGTTTTAGTCCATTTGTTTTATGCATGTCAAGAGTAGGCTTTAAAAAACTGATCCCCTAAAACTTGAAATGAGTTTAAATTAGGTGTTTGTGCTTCTTAATGGTGTTTGACTTAGAATATTCAATTAGATGATCACAAAATTTGATTGACTTCTCTGTGATGGGCACAGTCTCctgctctgaaaattaaaacccaCACAATTCTAATATTGCAATGTGTCAGATTCACTTTGTGTTGCTCTGCATGACAAAAGCAGAGAcaatacatttttctgatttcacaTCTGAAGCATAAATGGAGGTACATTTAACTTGTTTAGCTGTAGAAGTTTAGTCATAAAACTTGGGCAgttgaaagggaaataaaatcataattacATTCCTTTGTCATGTTATATTATCCTTCATGATTGAAGTTTTTGGCTGTGTGTTCTGTGCCTACTCACTAGTTAACTTTGAGTAGTTGATGTTAGTTAGTTGGTGTGAAGTTGGTGAGACACTTCAATTTTCCTGTGCAGTGAAGAGGCTCATTTATTGGGCACTGCAGGTCATCTGCTATAAAGTTTTTAAGCTCTGGCTTTTTTCTCGTTGGACTTGCTGAGGTATTTTAGTGATGAGGCTTTGGAAATACCTCAGATAAATAacacagtattttgtttttggATTAGACAACTTTAAACATTTGTATATAAAACTGTCTGCTGTGAAGACTGGGTGGGTTGTTTATTATGTGAAATAGCATCCAAACCTTTCCTATGTTGGTGTGTATATGCAACAAAGAAGTGTCGAGTCAAATATAGCAGCCAGGGTGCTATACCAGCATGctgggtggtggtggtgtgtgATGGTGTGTCATAAATTGTGCAAAGCTATGGGGAAGTGAcataataaatatgtattataaAGAGTGGGGGTGACTTGGGAAAATTAAGCTGTAATTGTCTTGGTGACTCAGTGTAATTCTCAGTGCTTCATTTCTTAGTGCTGACTAAGATGAGTGAGTTGTTGGGAATGTACTGAAATAGAATTTCAGTATTGTATTAAAGGAAGTGGAAGCTTCTGAGTTTCAGAACTGTAGGAGCCAGTAGGGGGTCTGCAAGTttgaactgtattttaaaggtttcagtttgtgtttttctcatttaatgtAATTGGTTTGTATTTAAGTCATCTAATTGGTAAAGGGGTCACTTTGGGAAAGAACTTGTCTTGATGAGAGGGTAAAAGCAGACTGTAAGCTCAGGAATGACTTTGAGCATTCATTAGCTGAATTGAAGAATATTCTGCCATATATATGAGATGTTGGGGGGTTTCAAGTTTTTTGATGTAATGCTTTCTTTACAtgatgtttctttttgtttccaggTCTTGAGTGTAAACTTACATAAGTTCTAAAaatgggaagaatttttttggATCATATTGGTGGCACTCGCCTGTTCTCCTGTGCAAACTGCGACACGATCCTGACCAACCGCTCAGAGCTCATCTCCACTCGCTTTACAGGGGCAACAGGAAGGGCCTTTCTTTTTAACAAGGTGTGTAAGAAGCTGGAGGAACTGCTATTTACTTTAGAAAAATGAGTTTGTGGGATATGAATCTGTCCTGAAATCGAAAAAAAGTGTTGCATAATTACTATTTTAActtctcttcagttttctttgaaGTCAAATTTGACATTTACTGTTGATGGGAAACTTATCTGAATTAGTTTTGTTTGCCACACAGGAAGTCTATAAAGAAGACTGTGTATATAGAGGCATTAGGCCAAAATTGATGGATTTTAACTAAAGAGACTTCTGTAATATGAACCTCAGATTCACTCTGAAAGTATCTGGTGTCTGTCAAAAGGTTCCAGAGGTGTTTCCACTTTTATGCAGTcgaaaaaagaaaaagtctagataatattttgtttaatttctgaaatacatttaagTTAACAGTAGTCTGGCAACCTAAGTTGCCACAATCAATCACAATCTTTTTTACAGGCAATAATACTCTGGTttagtttaataatttttaatttatcaagATTCAATAGATTGAAACACAGAAGTCATACTTTTTTGAGTGAATTATAGGATTATTTATTAACCTTGCATAAAAACTTACCCATTAGATTAACTAAAAAATTGTGATTGTCCTTTGCTTTCTTGCAAAGTTCCTGGTCACGTAATTCTTGGTGtattttagttttgattttgtCTTATAAGCCATTTGGCCGTGGGCAGAGTTGATAAAGGCATCAATAGTGTCTTAACTATGTTTTGCTCTGGGACTTGTGGTATCCTGAATCTTGTCAGTAATGAGAGGTTTCTTCCTTATCCAGTAAGCTCTGGGTGCTGGagttcagaattttttttatgttaagtAGTGGGATTTAATTACAGCAGTTTGagtttttgcatttctgcagtCAGAAGCTATACATTTGAAGGACTCAGGTGCAAAGCTGAGAAAGCACTGCAGTCCCGTCTTTTAGAATCTCCATATCAGCAGCTTGGGTCTAGTTCTGACATCAACTTTTCAATGAATTATGGTTTTGTGGTGCTGCAAAAGAAgttaaaagtatattttaaattgctgaTACAGCACACAAAAAGGTGCATGTTTCATGTCTACATTCTCAGCCACAGACCCTGGCTTTTTGTTAGgtaattatttcaaaagcaccacaagatttttaaagaagtaactcttctaatattttgtttctgagtTCTGGGACTTGGTGATCACATCAGCTGCTAAAAATGGGTTACATACATTACAATTGGATTGATATAAATTAAGTAAGTATAAactatttcatatttatattaattatataaatataaatacgCTGTTCACTGGGAGTTTCTCACCCAGAGTTGAACACAACCTTTGCATATTTTGTGATAGCAATCCATGTCTCTCAGTTAAAATGTGAGGGTTTTACATTGCTGTGAAGCACATCTTTAAGGTGTTACAGTCTCACGAAGGAGACTTTTTACACTGCAGTTTTCAGTTTGTGTGCGGTTCCACAGGCTCTTCCCTTCTAACGTGCTGATTGTCCAGGTTTCCTGGAGGCAGACTAATGCTTTGTGTTCCCTGTGCGCTGTGTGTTTGTCCCAGGTGGTAAATCTGCAGTACAGTGAAGTTCAGGACCGGGTCATGCTCACTGGCCGCCACATGGTCCGGGACGTGAGCTGCAAGAACTGCAACAGCAAACTGGGCTGGATCTATGAGTTTGCCACTGAAGACAGCCAGCGCTACAAGGAAGGCCGCGTTATCCTGGAAAGAGCCTTGGTCCGGGAGAGCGAAGGCTTCGAGGAGCATGTTCCATCCGACAATTCCTGAAGAGGCTCCAGTCTCTTCTCAGGTTCTCTTCAATTGAAACtcaaatataataaaatcaacaaaaaaaatctgcttacATACACTGTCACCTTAGCATCAGAGTCGGATTCATGGACTACAAAGTGGGAAAGATTGTGAGAATATTTCAGATGGAACcttcctttctttattccttttatattttactttccctccagcagctgtttgtAGAAAGAATGTTGTGCAGATGCTGTAACTTTTACTCTCTTTCATTTACATCTGTTAGATTTGAGATTGTATCTTAAGGTACAGTGGGCTAGAAGGAAAATACTTGCAGGATTTGTCTTTTGTTGGAGAGAAATTCAatgaggtgtttttttgtttttttttagtttgcaCAAACTAATGTCAACATCAAGTTATTTTAAATCTacagatgtttttttaaaagtatattcCAACTTTTGGCTTAAGTTTTTAGTTAGGTTTTTcgttttttgggcttttttttttacccagcCTTTTCACCTGGTTTGCTAGTAAAAGTGAAGAGATCCGAATTTGTGCTGAGTGCTAAAGGTTCAGTGTTGGTACGGCTTGGGCTGGCCCATGTGCCATATTCTTGTTGAGGTTGATTGGTAGCACAGAGCCCATTATTTCTTGTCATTCTTGACCCAAAGATGTCACCATTCCTTGTTTATTTGTGAAGTCCCATTCACCACGTAAACTGGTGTTGATTGGAAACTATCCTTGAAATAGGGCAAAActgcttggctttttttaactttaacaGATGTAACTTATGAGCATAGTAATAATATAAAGTAATAGCTGTCTGTTTAGTCTTGCATTGCTTATAAATCCAGCTGTGTTTGTAATGATAGGGATCCACTGAGAAACTACTGTTTCAGTAGTCGTTTTTTTTCGTTTCTCTACTAATCTCATTAAGTTAGACAAGGAATTGCAAATCTTAATTCTTCTTCAAGTAGCTTTCTTTAAACCCAGAACTTCCTATGTtaaacacagctgctgtgtaAAAGGAGAAGATTGCCAGCATGTTTGTTCATGCGTAGAGTTATGCAATCTGCATCTCTTGAAACGATTAACTTAAACAGCTTGTTTTCAAATGCTGCTTCTGGTGTTGAAACCTTTATCTTTCAACTTTGTTGAACTTTTTCATTGTGAtgttacatttttatctttctgggCAGCAGTACATGTCAGCCTAGTAGTAACTAGTGACTTGGATTCCTGCTTTGTTCTTGTAGAGGTCAGCTCTGTTTAAAGCAGTGATCTTGCTTGCCTTTTTTAGCAAAAATGCTCTTCATTAACTTAATTCAAGGGTGCCCAAACACTTTCATTGTGTCTTAAGCCATAAGTCAAGATCTCAAGGGCTgaaatttatttgaatgttAGATCTGTATGATTTCTTACCCAAGATATGAgttggttgtggtttttttttccttattggATAAATTGTGGTCAACGTGAAATAAGTTACCCACAGGCGTAGGAAAGGGGGGGGAGCCCCACCCAGCCAAACAGATCTGGGTTCTGACCTTTCAGAATAACTTTTCTTCTCTAGCCACAGCTCCATATCTGAAACTAAGGTGTGGAGGATGGCTATGCagagtatttttcttaatgtttttttggTTGCCAAGTGGCAAGTTGGACACCCCTGACTTGAATCTACTGCCTCTTCCATGTAAAGGTAGCTTTGTTCTAGAAATGTCacatagaaagaaaacagagtagATCACATACCAGAGCTGTGCTTGAATCAAGCTGCTTAAACAATAGTGTACTTGTGCCTCAAATGAATCAGTTTTTGCACTGAGTACAGTAGTACCCCATTATCTTGTACTTCTGTCCTTCACAGACCCTGGAAGCGCCATTAGCATGGTTCTCTGCAGTACTTTTCTTGTACTTCTGACATTACAGTACAATAAAGTATGTTTTGTCCTGAACTGATCTTTGCTGTCCTTCTAGAATTATTGTCACAGAGTGTGTCAAATCGCATAACCCATCTTTCATTCCTTGTGTTAAGTTTCTGCAGCATAGTGACAAGAGTGGCAAGAGTTCTGTTGATTTTGGAAGGTGCCAAGTAGAGCTTCATGCAAACCACTTGGATACTTGAAAGCCATCAATTTGCTTCtgttaaagagaaaacaaaaaatgtctcATTTAACGGAGTTCCGGGTGCCAAATGTCTTTCCATGACTTTGAAAAGACAGCAAGCTAAGCAAAAAATTCAACTTCTGCAAGAAACTTGAAGTTTTGGCTTCTGAAATGGCTTGGGAATTAATGAATTGGGTATTATGTATCTGgactttttcctttgtgttcagATGTTAGGCAGAAACCTGCTAGCAGCTGGTCAACTTCTAAGGCTGTAGCTGAAGAACTGAGATGAGAGGATCATTCTGTTGGTGTGATGGGGACTGGGGCTCTTACTCTAACTTACATGAAGACCATTTTGATAGAATGTTGTGAGAtgataaaattacttttcacaaagcctttgatttgattttaaaaacacatatgAGGTGAACTCTTAAAAATCCCATGAGACTTAAGACTCTGCAGCTTTAAAGCAGTAGACTTTGGCTTGCTGTTTTAGCTTACATGCTGTTCCCAACCATATCACTTTTGATGGCTCTGGGAGAGTTTAGTCTCCTATATTTTGGCTGCTCCTCCTTGAGACACTTGGTGTGTGAACACAGATAACTTATCTCCGGGGAACAAGGCCATTGGTTACAGCACTTCTAGAGACAGAGGAGACATTGCTATTTGGCATCAGCTGCAATTTTGTAGTAGTGGA includes:
- the YPEL5 gene encoding protein yippee-like 5 is translated as MGRIFLDHIGGTRLFSCANCDTILTNRSELISTRFTGATGRAFLFNKVVNLQYSEVQDRVMLTGRHMVRDVSCKNCNSKLGWIYEFATEDSQRYKEGRVILERALVRESEGFEEHVPSDNS